Genomic segment of Triticum aestivum cultivar Chinese Spring chromosome 6A, IWGSC CS RefSeq v2.1, whole genome shotgun sequence:
AGGTCTGCAGTGCAAATTGATCTCCACCCACCCAAATTAGCTGTGTGCCCAAGGGCCACATGATAGACCCATTGTTGTGCATGCGCCAAATCTTAGTGAACGGGCTTGAAGGTGACATAAGTGTGCCATCCAGCACCGTTACATCCAAAATGAAGCGGCTTTCGAGCTTCTCACGCTTTGACTTCATTGGAGCACGTGAATGGATTTTCCGGCACTGAAATAAAGAATATAATTAATCTACTAGTAGGCCCAGTTGCAGCAAATTAGTCTCTGAAGGCTTTCAAGATTGATCAGCTCCTACTTAAGGGCAGAGCACCTCCATTACCTTTCACCTAGCAATTTCACCTAGCAACTTATTATACCAACTATAAAGCAACTCACCAAATTAGGGTCCCGAGATAACTTGTGTGGCAGGATCGGCTTGTCTATTCTTGTGTACTCAACCTCACTGCCCATACGACAGAAGCAGGTATCACACAGATCATAATCTTCTTTCCTGACGGCAGAGACAGAAGACGTCAGATTAAGGACACCAAGAAATAGCTATGACAAATAATTTAATTCTGAGAGTAGTTGCATTTAAGAAGATCTTACACATTAGACTTGTAGCGTGGCCCAacaattggttgaactccacaaccATCACACTGAATCCACCTATGTGAAATTCGTGGTGACCTCTCACTGTTATTACCAAGATTCCCATACAGACGCCCAGCAGATAGCAGACGGCCAGGGTAAGGAAATTGTGGAGAATGTCCATAGCCCAAGGGTGCATGGGGAACTGGTGGGGATGGGTGAGGCGCTTTATACATTGGAACACGCCATCCAGGATCACTAGCTGGTTTGACATTAGTTTCAGGTTGCCAAATGGATCTCGGCTGGGACCATCCATCCACCGATCTTCGTGTCTGGAACCATTCATTTCCAGATGCATTTGGATGACTTGGACGAAAACTGGGAACAGTGTTACGAGCGAGTGGTTCAGCAGAGGGCATGACAGACTTCCCCTTACTTTGAGCATCAGTCATATCCTTGCAACCAGAACTGTTACCACCGGAATTGGAGGTGTACAGCAAATCCTCAACAGAAGGATATAACGATCCTTGGTGGCCTTGAGAGGCTTCAGTGATGACTGCAGCGGGAACTTCAACCAACACACTCTTAAGACCTCCTGTCTCAGATGATACAGGGTTTCGTTCATTCAAAGGTCGTGAACCCAAACTTGCCTCAACTTTAGGCTGACCATCAGCTTTGAGATCAACCCGTGCTTGCTGCACACCCCTGGAGGAGCCAGGTGAACTCTCAGCATGCCCAGCAGATTGGCTACTGTTGGTTGATGTGATCAAGTTCACGAAAGGTTTTATCAGATCAGTTAATTGTGGTGGTGCTGCATCAAGTACTTCACGTGACAGTTTTGCAAGGGATTCAGGAACTGGCTCATGGATAGACTTCATAGCTTCATCAAGAGCTGATTTTAAGTGAGCTAGTGGATCTTCCCTTGCAGTGGATCTCAAAGGTTCTGATATGGGCTTTAAAGCTTCATCAATAACAGATTTGATCTGAGCTATCGGATCCTGAGTGGTGGCCTCAAGAGGTTTAGGGCTTGAATCCTGCCGGTTAATGTGAGATGCCCCAGCGTGGCTATTCTTTAACTGAACATTAATCCTTAGAGGGTTCAATTTCTGATGGATAGCTGCATCATGCAAGTCCTCGTCATCATCCAGCATAACAACATCCCCATCCTCATCAGTGTAAGTGAGAATGAAGTCAGCATCAGGGGCAAACTTAAAAGCACTTGCAATTTTGGAACGGAGAGCAGACAGATTCAAAGTGAAGTGCGTTCCGTTGACATAACCATTGAACCTCTTAAGTGTGTCACCATATTTGACCTGGAATATTGAGAAGGGAGAAATGAGAACGCTACGATAGAACACAATTAGATCATATGACACGTAAACCATGAGGACATAATAATGATCCAAAGCACAACAAATTTTTACACGACCTTGATGCATAGCTAACTATAGGAGATCAGGTCCAAAAAATGGTTGAGGAACTCACTAGTCCTTATACTACAAAAGTCAAAGGATTATCGAAAGGATCAATACTCAGAAAGCATATGGTGATGGTAATATATGGTACAGACAGTCATGCTCATCTGATAAGTAACATAAGAAGATAGATCATAATTAGTTTCAGTTACGTTCGCAGCAGTACGATATGCTAGAGGAATTGTGATTACCGGAGCACAACTGAGGTGCTGATTTCAAACTGAATGGTTGCATTAATCATAATTTCTTCTCTTCCATACCaattaagtaagagaataaactacTCAATCATAGTGCAAGTCTTATGGTTCTAGATTATAGATGTACAAAGACTGATCATAATTTCTTCTCTTCTACCAATTAGGTAAGGGCCATAACGAGAACACAATTTACACAAATGTACAGAGAGAAAATGTACCAATTTAACTTATGTGGCAATAGCCTATACGAGAGTCAAAACATTATTAACCATAAGAGTCTATGTGAACCAATTTAGCTTATGTGACGAGCTGACGGCAGCCTATACAAGAGACCGAAAACTATCAtagataagattggtctcctaatgGATGAAATATTAGCAATCTCTCACTACACGTTATGAAAGAAGATGAAATGTAAACAAAATTCAGATCATCAAAGAACAACCCATATTGAACTCGTAATAAGTCATGAAGTTACAAAATATACAGAAGGATTGGTGCATGGGAATACTCAATCAGAAAATAACTAGAACAAACTAGACAACTTTATTCAAAGAGCCATAAAGTGAAGGGCAAGACTACCATGACATGTGATGGACAAAGGACTGGTCAGCTGACTGGTGATTACATGCATCGATGATACACTTAACCCCATAATCAAGATTGCCATAAACAATATTTGATACCAGTACtgacatactccctctgttcctaaatatttgtctttctagagatttcaacaagtgactacatacggagcaaaatgagtgaatctacactctaaaatatgtctatatacatctgtatgcgctagttcatttgaaatctctaaaaagacaaatatttagggaaggagggagtagaaattatgAGTTTTAAGTTTTAACCCACCAATGAACTGGATTTAATTGCTCAGATTTGAGGTTAGATGTCTAATATGTAGTATTACTTTGTGCTACGCCTATATCCTAGAGAGAAGCACAATACGCACTGATCCATGAAGTTATTCAATAGAAAACATGATCTGACAAACATATTTTGGAGTAAAACCGGGTCAGGTGCATATTTTAATAACAAACATGAGCAAGGCCGTGCCCGTCAATTGTATTCAAATATTGTTTATGGCACAACCTGTGTGATCAATTTTATTCTACACATATTCGATTGTAAGAGATCGATTATTTAACTAAAAACTAAGAAGAAAGGTGCAGAAATTAACCACAAAACCAAACACGTAAAATACGTCCGATCAGCGAGCAAACCCCAACCTCACACCTAAGCCACGCCCAATCAACCAGCAATCGTGAAGCCGACCCCTTGAACAAACCCTTCTAAAAGCGGTTCCCGTCCCTCGCACATAATCCCCTTACTGGCGAAACAAAACCACGGCTCGAGACCAGGAGAAGGATCACCTTGACGACGACGTCCCACGGATCGGGCCCCGACGCGAGGCCGTCGAACGGCGGCGCGCtcaggccggacatggcggcggggaAACCCTCGgggggaggcggaggagtaggcgaTCGTGCGGAGGAGCGGGTCAATCCTAGACGAGACGAAGTTAGCGGCCGGAAACctcggagggcggcggcggcgtcgaggggcGCGAGAGCTGCGTAGCCGTAAGCcgcagcggcggtggtggcggcgtgtGGGAGAGTGGCGATGTGCGGGTGCGGCCGAGGCTCTTGTGCCAGAGTCCTCTTTTATCACGCCTTTTCCTTCGGTGCGAAGGATGGACACCGTTGGGGCAATTAAGTCGTGGGGGTGCGGGGCCCAGGCGCCAGCGGCGAGGCCTCGCACCGCCTGCGCGGGCCCCAAGGGTTTCCTTTGGATTTCCTGTCAGAGTTGCGAAGTAGTAGAGGGTGAGAATGCATTTAACGCCTGTCCGGTGTCGCGTCTTGTCGCGTGGGCTCCACGCTTCCGACGCACGCGTCAGCTGCTGGACATGGATAAGGCTGGTTACAGCGGGAGTAATTTAGAccagcaactccaacgggccgaccgaAACGGCCGGCCCATTTATCCGTTTGGGTTGGCCATCTGCCTTTTTTTGTATTTGGTTGGCAGTGTGCCAAACGCGTCGATTCATTTCATATCCGCGTGCAATTTTTAAAAAAGGCCGACGGCCATAGATCATGCTAGCTGCCATGTCGTCGCCTGGTTTGGGGCTCTAGTGCGCGAGCGTAGAAAAATCGGCCTAGCGTGCTGGTTTTGGCGTGCCGCGTCCAGCGCGTGTTAAGAAGGCGCTCCCTCCACACTCTGTCCGTCGCTCATTCGCCTCGTCCCCTCTCACTAGGCTCGCCGCCTCTGCGTTACCATGTCGATGCGTTGTTCTGGGTGCTTCGAATTTTCGCAGAGTCCGCGAGCACCGCTCCGGCGGCTTCTCCTCCGAGATCTGGTTTGGCGAAAAACGCCTCGGTCTCGGCACCTTCAACACCGCATAGGAGGCGGCCTACGCATACGACgcagcggcgtggcgcctccggcggcCTCGTTGGAAGATGAATTTTCCCGACGTGTCGacgagccagcgggcgcaggatctcGCGTCTCTTCCACGGCTTTTCACCGACGAGAATCGTCGTGGCAACTAgaggcggcagcgtcgcctcgccatcgccgagatggacgaggaagccatggcggtgCAAACGCTTCCCGCAGGATATCGTCAACGAGCGCCAGTTCTACAAGCAAAGGaggacggagagggaggcgaggaggacggagcgagccgcctatcgggaggacaagcgttCGCGCAAGTAAGCCGCTCAATTGAACATGAAGCTAGGAGAAGCGTCGTCCTGAAACTCCGAGGACGAGCGGTATGTtgacgcctacattcagacgtcAGAGGATGACATTAACGAGTCGGAGTCGGAAAACGACGAGTAGTTAATCTTTTCTTTTATCTGTCTATGCTAGAACTATCTATGTATATTTTTTTATCGGAAAAAATGGACGGCGGTGTCGGCGGCGAAGAAGGTGGCGAGGGTGTGCTATTCGATGGGGAAAgaccaatgtgccaccgaccagcgggcccggggagGGGAGAGGGCGAGCGCACCCGCGTCCGTCTCGTATCCATGCCGACGCAAATCTGGCTCAAAAATGGGTCaggaatgggtcggcaggcggacgagcgtccgtttgggtcggtgcaTTAGGCCAAATTTTTTGTCCGCGCCGACTCAAACGGATGGCCACGAACGAAATGGGTtgccccattgaagttgctctaacaTGTATATGTTGCTGCTCTATGTTATTACCTTCATAATAGGTAGTAATATATGGATGATACTCCatccgtcacggtttagaaggcacagttaaatttgcgtgcgtttccacaatagacaaggtttagggcgcattgcatttatttctagtagctaattagtactccgTATACTATTTTCTATATGCATGCGTAATGTGAATGCTATTTTTAACCCCATCtcacaaccaatagataaccaACTAGGTCCCAGAGAATTTCTAAGCgtgccttctaaaccgtgacggaggaaGTAACATACAagccttcattaattgagatatagacttaTTTTGCTTTGGGATGTGTTATTTTACAGTAACATATTATTATCATAAACATCTCTTCTCATTAATTTCatgtcacataagcaaatttgtcttgGAATATGTTATGTTACAATCTaaattactcccactatgactagcctaaaagTTACAGATTTTAACATATTTTAGTCCTGCCATCATCAAGTTGAAAGAAAAAATACGGCCATCTTCTTTGTCCGCACGACAGAACCTCTTGCATACTTGGTCCGGCCGATCCTGTGGTTCGATGACGACTGAACACGTGGTATTACTTTACTCGGCTGGAGAGCATTCAATCGAGTGGCCCGTACTCCCTTCATCTGAGTTTACTAGTAAGCTtgtacgtgcaacgcacgtctcattTGACATAAAATAATTATCAAAAGAGTTGTCTACTATTTACATAGTTTTTCATCCATACATGTTCATTTTATTACCAATAATAATGTTCTTCATGTGGAGGCAAAACTAAATGACATTAACAGATGAAGGAGGtgcaaattgttggaaatatgccctagaggcaataataaaagtgttattattatatttctttgttcatgataatagtcttttattcatgctataactgtattatccggaaatcgtaatacacatgtgaatacatagaccacaatatgtccctagtaagcctctagttgactagctcgttgtgatcaacagatagtcatggtttcctggctatggacattggatgtcgttgataacgggatcacatcattaggagaatgatgtgatggacaagacccaatcctaagcatagcacaaaggtcggttagttcgtttgctagagcttttccaatgtcaagtatctcttccttagaccatgagatcgtgtaactcccggataccgtaggagtgctttgggtgtaccaagcgtcacaacgtaactgggtgactataaaggtgcactacaggtatctccgaaagtctttgttgggttgacacggatcgagactaggatttgtcactccgtatgatggagaggtatctctgggcccactcggtaatgcatcatcataatgagctcaaggtgaccaagtgttggtcacgggatcatgcattacggtacgagtaaagtgacttgccggtaacgagactgaacgaggtattgggataccgacgatcgagtctcgggcatgtaacgtaccgattgacaaagggaattgcatacggggtttgatcgaatcctcgacatcgtggttcatccgatgacaacatcgaggagcatgtgggagccaacatgggtatccagatcccgctgttggttattgacctgaggtcgtctcggtcatgtctgcatgtctcccgaacccgtagggtctacacacttaaggttcagtgacgctagggttatcaggaagacaagtatgtgattaccgaatgttgttcggagtcccggatgagatcccggacgtcacgaggagttccggaatggtccggaggtaaagatttatataaggaaagtggttaaacggacaccggaaagtttcggtggcataccggtattgtaccggggccaccggaagggttccgggggtccaccgggtggggccacccctcccggggggggccacatgggctgtgtgggagagggagccagcccctagtgggctgggcgcgcctccccacctaggcccatgcggctagggcaaggggaggggaaaccctaaagggggcgcccccctagcttggggggcaagcctccccttttccctctccctttggccgccgcccccctctagggtttcccctagagggccggccccccttgcccctctcctcctatatatagaggggtgaggggagggctgcaacacacaagccaaggcgcagcccctcccctccccaacacctctcctcctccgtacgtgcttggcgaagccctgtcggagtactgctgcactaactgcaccatgccgtcgtgttgccgttggagctgccttccacaacctctccttcctccttgctggatcaagacggaggagacgtcatccgtcccgtacgtgtgttgaacgcggaggtgctgtctgttcagcacttggtcatcggtgatccgaatcacgacgagtacgactccatcatcaccatccccttgaacgcttccgcactcgatctacaagtggtatgtagatgcaaactcactcccttgactcgttgcttagatgaactcatagatggatcttggtgaaaccgtaggaaaatttttaattttctgcaacgttccccaacagtggcatcatgagctaggtctatgcgtagttctctattgcacgagtagaacacaattttgttgtgggcgtggatcttttcaacttgcttgccgctactagtcttatcttgcttcagcggtattgtgggatgaagcggcccggaccaaccttacacgtacgcttacgtgagaccggttccaccgactgacatgcactagttgcataaggtggctggcgggtgtctgtctctcccactttagttggagcggattcgatgaaaagggtccttatgaagggtaaatagaagttgacaagatcacgttgtggttattcgtaggtaagaaaacgttcttgctagaacccaattgcagccacgtaaaagatgcaacaacaattagaggacgtctaacttgtttttgcagcgattgatcatgtgatgtgatatggccagaagttgtgatgaatgatgaatgatatattgtgatgtatgagatcatgttcttgtaataggaatcacgacttgcatgtcgatgagtatgacaaccggcaggagccataggagttgtctttattttgtatgacctgcgtgtcatcgaagaacgccatgtaaactactttactttattgctaaacgcgttagtcatagaagtagaagtagtcgttggcgtgacaacttcatgaagacacgatgatggagatcatgatgatggagatcatggtgtcatgccggtgacaagatgatcatggagccccgaagatgaagatcaaaggagctatatgatattggccatatcatgtcactactttatataattgcatgtgatgtttattatgtttatgcatcttgtttacttagacgacggtagtaaataagatgatcccttataacaatttcaagaaagtgttccccctaactgtgcaccgttgctaaagttcgtcgtttcgaagcaccacgtgatgatcgggtgtgatagatccttacgttcacatacaacgggtgtaagacagttttacacatgcaaaaacacttagggttaacttgacgagcctagcatgtacagacatggcctcggaacacggagaccgaaaggtcgaacacgagtcgtatggaagatacgatcaacatgagaatgttcaccgacgatgactagtccgtctcacgtgatgatcggacacggcctagtcgactcggatcgtgtaacacttagatgactagagggatgtctaatctgagtgggagttcattcaataatttgattagatgaacttaattatcatgaacttagtctaaaaccttttgcaaatatgtcttgtagatcaaatggccaacgctcatgtcaacttgaacttcaacgcgttcctagagaaaaccaagctgaaagatgatggcagcaactatacggactgggtccggaacctgaggatcatcctcatagctgccaggaaacaatatgtcctagaaggaccgctaggtgacgctcccgtcccagagaaccaagacattatgaatgcttggcagtctcgtgctgatgattactccctcgttcagtgcggcatgctttacagcttagaaccggggctccaaaagcgttttgagcatcacggagcatatgagatgttcgaggagctgaaactagttttccaagctcacgcccgggtcgagagatatgacatctccgacaagttctatagttgtaagatggaggaaaatagttctgtcagtgagcacatactcaagatgtctgggttgcacaaccgtatgacccagctgaatattaacctccctgatgaggcagtcattgacagaatccttcagtcgctcccaccaagctacaagagctttgtgatgaactacaatatgcaggggatggtaaagaccattcctgaagtattttctatgctgaagtcagcagaggttgaaatcaagaaagaacatcaagtgttgatggtcaataagaccactaagttcaagaagggcaagggtaagaagaacttcaagaaggacggcaaggaggttgccgcgcccggtaagccagttgccgggaagaagtcaaagaatggacccaagcctgagactgagtgcttttattgcaaggggaagggtcactggaagcggaactgccccaaatacttagcggataagaaggccggcaacactaaaggtatatttgatatacatgtaattgatgtgtaccttaccagtactcgtagtaactcctgggtatttgataccggtgccgttgctcatatttgtaactcacagcaggggctgcggaataagcggagactggcgaaggacgaggtgacgatgcgcgtcgggaatggttccagagtcgatgtgatcgccgtcggcacgctacctctacatttacccacgggattagttttgaaccttaataattgttatttagtgccaagtttgagcatgaacattgtatctggatctcgtttaatacgagatggctactcatttaagtctgagaataatagttgttcgatttatatgagagatatgttttatggtcatgctccgatggtcaatggtttattcttaatgaatctcgagcgtaatactacacatattcatagcgtgaataccaaaagatgtaaagttgataacgatagtcccacatacttgtggcactgccgccttggtcacattggtgtcaagcgcatgaagaagctccatgctgatggacttttagagtctctcgattatgaatcatttgacacatgcgaaccatgcctcatgggcaagatgaccaagactccgttctccggaacaatggagcgagcaaccaacttgttggaaatcatacataccgatgtgtgcggtccaatgagtgttgaggctcgcggaggatatcgttatgttctcactctcactgatgacttgagtagatatgggtatgtctacttaatgaaacacaagtctgagacctttgaaaagttcaaggaatttcagaatgaggtagagaatcaacgtgaccgaaagataaaattcctacgatcagatcgtggaggagaatacttaagtcacgaatttggtacacacttaaggaaatgtggaatcgtttcacaactcacgccgcctggaacacctcagcgtaacggtgtgtccgaacgtcgtaatcgcactctattagatatggtgcggtctatgatgtctcttaccgatttaccactatcattttggggatacgctctagagacagctacattcactttaaatagggcaccgtctaaatccgttgagacgacaccgtatgaattatggtttgggaagaaacctaagctgtcgtttctaaaagtttggggatgcgatgcttatgtcaagaaacttcaacctgaaaagctcgaacccaagtcggaaaaatgcgtcttcataggataccctaaggaaaccattgggtataccttctacttaagatccgagggcaagatctttgttgccaagaacggatcctttctggaaaaagagtttctctcgaaagaagtaagtgggaggaaagtagaactcgatgaagtactacctcttgaaccggaaagtagtgcagcccaggaaaatgttcctgtgatgcctacaccaactgaagaggaaaataatgatgatgatcaaggtacttcggatcaagttgctactgaacttcgtaggtccacaaggacacgttccgcaccagagtggtacggcaaccctgtcctggaaatcatgttgttagacaacggtgaaccttcgaactatgaagaagcgatggcgggcccagattccaacaaatggctagaagccatgaaatccgagatagaatccatgtatgaaaacaaagtatggactttgactgacttgcccgatgatcggcgagcgatagaaaacaaatggatctttaagaagaagacggacgcggatggtaatgtcaccatctataaagctcgacttgtcgctaagggttatcggcaagttcaagggattgactacgatgagactttctctcccgtagcgaagcttaagtccgtccgaatcatgttagcaattgccgcatactatgattatgagatatggcagatggacgtcaaaacggcattccttaacggttatcttaaggaagaactgtatatgatgcagccggaaggttttgtcgatcctaagaacgctaacaaagtatgcaagctccagcgatccatttatgggctggtgcaagcatctcggagttggaacattcgctttgatgagatgatcaaagcgtttgggtttatgcagacttatggagaagcctgcgtttacaagaaagtgagtgggagctctgtagcatttctcatattatatgtagatgacatacttttgatgggaaatgatatagaattcttggacagcattaaggcctacttgaataagtgtttttcaatgaaggaccttggagaagctgcttatatattaggcatcaagatctatagaaatagatcgagacgcctcataggtctttcacaaagcacataccttgataaaattttgaagaagttcaaaatggatcagtccaagaaggggttcttgcctgtattgcaaggtgtgagattgagctcggctcaatgcccgaccacgacaaaagatatagaagagatgagtgtcatcccctatgcttcagccataggatctattatgtatgccatgctgtgtaccagacctgatgtaaaccttgccgtaagtttggtaggaaggtaccaaagtaatcccggcaaggaacactggacagcggtcaagaatatcctgaagtacctgaaaaggacaaaggacatgtttctcgtttatggaggtgacgaagagctcgtcgtaaagggttacgtcgacgctagcttcgacacagatctggatgactctaagtcacaaaccggatacgtgtatatgttgaatggtggagcagtaagctggtgcagctgcaagcagagcgtggtggcgggatctacatgtgaagcggagtacatggcagcctcggaggcagcgcatgaagctatttgggtgaaggagttcatcaccgacctaggagtcatacccaatgcgtcggggccgatcaaactcttctgtgacaacactggagctattgcccttgccaaggagcccaggtttcacaagaagaccaggcac
This window contains:
- the LOC100286392 gene encoding protein JOKA2 translates to MSGLSAPPFDGLASGPDPWDVVVKVKYGDTLKRFNGYVNGTHFTLNLSALRSKIASAFKFAPDADFILTYTDEDGDVVMLDDDEDLHDAAIHQKLNPLRINVQLKNSHAGASHINRQDSSPKPLEATTQDPIAQIKSVIDEALKPISEPLRSTAREDPLAHLKSALDEAMKSIHEPVPESLAKLSREVLDAAPPQLTDLIKPFVNLITSTNSSQSAGHAESSPGSSRGVQQARVDLKADGQPKVEASLGSRPLNERNPVSSETGGLKSVLVEVPAAVITEASQGHQGSLYPSVEDLLYTSNSGGNSSGCKDMTDAQSKGKSVMPSAEPLARNTVPSFRPSHPNASGNEWFQTRRSVDGWSQPRSIWQPETNVKPASDPGWRVPMYKAPHPSPPVPHAPLGYGHSPQFPYPGRLLSAGRLYGNLGNNSERSPRISHRWIQCDGCGVQPIVGPRYKSNVKEDYDLCDTCFCRMGSEVEYTRIDKPILPHKLSRDPNLCRKIHSRAPMKSKREKLESRFILDVTVLDGTLMSPSSPFTKIWRMHNNGSIMWPLGTQLIWVGGDQFALQTSVPLEIPLNGFPVDQEMDVAVDFVAPARPGRYISYWRLASPSGQKFGQRVWVHIQVEDPSFVSDNKTAAVNLNQPQESNITNTSSLPQESNMTNTSNLIDVNMEPANQVLDEHVNGTRMELLEPSIYREAAEPKKSPSAFSAAPPYPMVDVPSSSENAAAFVPSVTVLAPEVIPRPAVTTPADVPTSSLTSIPVDLPVAATTPVDVASAPLDIDSLTEEKLLQELEEMGFKQVDLNKEILRQNKYNLEQSVDDLCGVNEWDPLLAELNEMGFDDRETNKELLAKNGGSIKRAVMDLIAREKKDK